From Rhinatrema bivittatum chromosome 5, aRhiBiv1.1, whole genome shotgun sequence, the proteins below share one genomic window:
- the LOC115091671 gene encoding olfactory receptor 52R1-like produces the protein MSSVNSTHSHPSAFILTGIPGLEAVHIWISLPFCAMYLITFFGNCIILYIIKTEKSLHEPMYYLLSMLAATDLVLSTSVTPKMLAIFWFHSREIYFDSCLIQMFFIHCFSFIESGVFLAMAFDRYVAICNPLRHLAILSTSVIIRIGLAILIRGVVISIPFCFLLVRLPFCSNRVIMFSYCGLGNVAKLACGDTLINTVYGLTVSILLMGFDLTFIALSYVMILRVVFRFKSTEARLKAFSTCISHICVILMFYMLGFFTFLTNRFGHNFPLYVHVIMANLYFLLPPMFNPIVYVVKTKQIRSQVLQIINFNRS, from the coding sequence ATGTCATCTGTCAATAGCACTCACAGTCATCCATCAGCATTCATCCTCACTGGAATCCCAGGGCTGGAAGCTGTACACATCTGGATCTCCCTCCCATTCTGTGCGATGTACTTAATAACTTTTTTTGGAAACTGCATTATTCTGTACATTATAAAAACTGAGAAGAGTCTCCATGAGCCCATGTATTACCTCCTTTCTATGCTGGCTGCCACTGATCTGGTTTTATCTACTTCTGTAACACCTAAAATGTTGGCCATATTTTGGTTCCATTCTAGAGAAATCTACTTTGACTCCTGTTTGATCCAGATGTTTTTTATCCACTGTTTCTCCTTCATAGAATCCGGGGTTTTCTTGGCCATGGCATTTGATCGCTATGTGGCAATCTGCAATCCATTGAGACACTTGGCTATCTTGTCCACTTCAGTGATAATAAGGATAGGTCTGGCGATATTAATCAGAGGTGTAGTCATATCAATCCCATTTTGCTTTCTTCTGGTGAGGCTTCCATTCTGTTCCAACAGGGTGATCATGTTTTCCTATTGTGGGCTTGGAAATGTGGCAAAACTTGCCTGTGGAGATACCCTAATCAACACTGTATATGGACTGACTGTCTCCATTTTGCTTATGGGGTTTGATTTGACTTTTATTGCCTTGTCTTATGTCATGATTCTGAGGGTGGTCTTCAGATTTAAGTCCACGGAAGCTCGCCTCAAAGCCTTTAGCACCTGCATTTCCCACATTTGTGTCATCTTAATGTTTTACATGCTGGgtttctttacatttttaacaaataGATTTGGTCACAACTTTCCTTTATATGTTCATGTAATTATGGCCAACCTCTACTTCCTTCTGCCTCCCATGTTCAATCCCATAGTCTATGTTGTGAAAACCAAACAGATCCGTTCCCAGGTGCTCCAAATAATCAACTTTAATAGAAGCTAA